GACTCCAAGAAGTGCGGCAAGACCGGGCAGCGCGACGGCTCCAGCTCCAAATTGAGCGCCAGACCGAAGAAGTGCTCGCCGCGAGAGTGGTTTCGAGCTCATGGCTTCCATCGTAGAGAGTCAGGCCATCGTCAAGGCACCACGGCACCGGATCCCATTGAGTTCCGGAGTGTCCGCGCATCGAAGGTGCGGAGCCAGCTTCGAAGCGTCGATGCGGATCGTCGTTGCCGATGGACACCGTCTCGAGGCTCAGGAGCACCTCGCAGTGAGCGTGCAGAAGCTCCTGTGATCGCTCATCCGCACTGGCCCGAGATGGCGACACGGCGTGACTTCACTTCTCTGTCGCTGGCGTCTGGCGCTCGAGCGCGGCGCGGCGTCGCGCCGCTCCGTCGGCATCCATGGTGGTTCCCGGAGTCCGCAGAACGCCGAGGAAGTCGTGCCATGGTCCGACCGCCTCGCGATACTGCCACGCCATCGCCTTCGCGATCTGGGCCAGGTGATTGAGGTCGTGCGCGACCCAGGTCGCCATGACCTGGTCGAGCGTGACCTCGCCCAGCACCGGGTGAAGGCCGCGCTTCGAGAGGTCGGCGGGCGAGAGCTTGAGTTCCCGCAATGCTGCGACATTGGAGTCGCGCAGGCGCGCGAACTCGGTAAGCAGCGGCTCAATGTCCCGCCCGCTTGACCGTTCAAACTGCGCATAGCGGTCGTAGACATCAAATGGTCGCGAGACGCCGCTCTCCAGAATCCGTCGAATGCGACCCATCCAGTCGATGCGTTCACCGGTGATGAGATGGCCCACCACATCGAAGGGCGAGAAGGTCGCCTCGCCGTAGTTGCCGTGGAGCCACGCATCGTCGAGACCGGAGAGGAGTGTTCGCAGGGTGCCGGGTGTCCGCGCGAGGACCTGCATCGCGCGATCGAGATCGAAGCGCATCGTGGTCATCGCATCATCATCGCAGGCGGTTGGCGATCAGAGAGTCGCCCGCGATCCCCACGCCGAGACCTCGTGGCAAGTACGCTCGATCCGTCGACGAGGCGCGGCCCTGGCGCGCCAGCCGGGTCTCGTAGACGAGGTGAACCGTTCCCGAAAGGCGAGTGATGGATCTCGAGCCAAGATCGACCGCGCCTGATCAACCCACGCGCGAGCCCGAACGGAGACAGCGAGCCGGGTGGCCATCGAGCGACCGTGCCGCCGGGCTTCAAGAAGCCGGACCGCCGCGGAGGCCGGCCGGCAGATTCCTGCGGCGCACCTCGCGGAGCGTTCGCCTCGTCGTGATGTCGCTTGCGCTTTCGATGTCATTCGCGTGCGCAGTCCCGCCGCGACCGGCGGAGCCGCATGACCCGATGCTTCACGGGCTTCGACTTACCAGACCGGGCGTCGATCGTGATCTCGTCGACGCCGACCAGATCATCATCGAGGTCGTCCGGCTCAATGGGGCTGTCCTGCCGGAGAAGCCCTTCTCCATGGCGATGGAGCGCCTCAAGTCACATGTGCGCGGCAGCGTGATGGTGGTGGATCGCGGGAGCGTGCATGCCGACTTCGACGAAGACGGAGAGCTCGTGGCCATGCACTGGCCCATTCACGCGCTCGACCCGCAGAGCGGCGAGAGGCGAGCCGTCGAACGACCATGCTTTCTGGCTGTGCCCGATGGTGGCGTGATCGGCCTGAGCACCGTGCATGACGACGATCCGACGAGTCCGCGCGTGCTGATGCCGATTCCAGCGTCGAATGCCATCGTGATCGTGGTGGCCGATCGGGGGCCGAGTGATCGTCCGGCGGCGGGATCCGCGCATGCGGTGCTGATGCAGCGGCCGGATCAGCCTCGCGATGCAGCCTTCTTCGCCTCGCGCGAGATCTGGCTCTTTGCAGATCGCATTCAGGGGCGCACTTGCCTGCCGTTCGTGCATCACGATGCGTACTGGTCGTGGATCGTGCTGCATGAGATCGGTCACGCGCTCGGCGTCCCTGCGGCCGATGATCGCTCCTTTCACGAGACCGGTCGACATTGCGTGCGACCTGACTGCATCATGTACTCGCCTGCGGACTGGCGCATGGCACTGCAGATCGTGCTGCACGGCTGGTCGCTTGACTTCTGCGAGGCGTGCGCGGCGGAGCTGGCGGAGGCGCGATCGCCCGAGGAGGGCGAGAGACGCCAGCGGTAGCGGCGCGCTCCCCGGACAGCCGGCCCGGCTCACGAACGCTGATCTGGTTCGGCACGCCCGCCGGGACGGCACCGGAGGGTCGTGTGAGCTGGCGGTAGTGCGGTTGGCATGGCCCCAACCGATTGGCACCCAGTGTGGGCGTCATTGCGAGGCCTCCGGTGGCATCCCGACGCCGATGGGCCTCGATCCGCACGGCCGTGTTGGCAGAAAGGAGTGGGCATGAGGGTTGACCTCGACGATCGTCGGAGGTATCCCATAGTGGGGAAGTGGTGGGCATGGCCGGGCCCGGACCGGCGATGAAGGAGGCTCGGACTCGTGGACACCAATGAACCGAAGAGGCACTCGAAGCCGAAGCCCCGCTCGCGCGCCGCAGAGACTCGCGAAGTGGATCACCTGCGCCGCCAGCGGTTGGCAAGGATGGTTGAGTTGGCGCAGAGCTACCTGGGGTGCTCGAAGGCTCAACTCGCCCTGACTCTGAACCGAGACCCTGCGAAGGTCGTCCCCGACAGCGGCAACCCGAAGCTTGACATGGTGATGGGGCTGTCCGATGTGCTCGACTGGCCCGCCGGTGATGTGGCCGAGGCCCTGTGGCTCGACCCGATCGATGACGCAACCGAGCAGGAGCCCGTCCCCGAGAAGCCGTTCGCGGAATTGAGTGCAGAGTCCTTGCAGGCACACCGGGATGGTGATCATGCTCGGCTTCATCAACTTGCGGCTCAGATGCTGCGAGTCGCTACAACGCCCCGCGAGAAGGCGCAGTCAGCCAATCGTCTTGCCGCGGCCTTTGACTTGGTCGGCCGGTACGCCAAACGATTGGAGTGGGCGAGGGTTGCAGC
This sequence is a window from Phycisphaeraceae bacterium. Protein-coding genes within it:
- a CDS encoding DinB family protein; the encoded protein is MTTMRFDLDRAMQVLARTPGTLRTLLSGLDDAWLHGNYGEATFSPFDVVGHLITGERIDWMGRIRRILESGVSRPFDVYDRYAQFERSSGRDIEPLLTEFARLRDSNVAALRELKLSPADLSKRGLHPVLGEVTLDQVMATWVAHDLNHLAQIAKAMAWQYREAVGPWHDFLGVLRTPGTTMDADGAARRRAALERQTPATEK